One Peterkaempfera bronchialis DNA window includes the following coding sequences:
- a CDS encoding ABC transporter substrate-binding protein, with protein sequence MTHAVPSRRLTRRTLLVAGGAVGLGALAAACGSSGDAASGATGTGSRTGAGSGSATPAAGPWSFTDDRKKTASLKSAPTRVVAYTGTAAALYDFGAGDRITGVFGPTRLKDGKPDVQAGDLDIDRVTVLGNAWGEFNLEKYAALRPELLVTDMWEPDSLWYVPDGSKDKILALAPSVALDVAKISLPEVIGRHAELAEALGADLKAERVTAAKARFEAAAESLRKAAKQRGGVKVMAASASPELLYLSDPRVYPDLSYFRSLGVEFVVPQKVTGSFFENLSWEKADSYPADLILLDNRTGTLQPKDLASKPAWSQLPAVKAGQVTPWLSEPRFSYAGCAPLVETLAKALGEARKV encoded by the coding sequence ATGACGCACGCCGTACCCAGCCGCCGCCTCACCCGCCGGACGCTCCTCGTAGCGGGCGGCGCCGTGGGCCTGGGCGCCCTGGCCGCCGCCTGCGGCAGCAGCGGTGACGCGGCGTCCGGCGCAACCGGGACCGGGTCCCGGACCGGGGCCGGGTCCGGGTCGGCCACGCCGGCGGCCGGGCCGTGGTCGTTCACCGACGACCGGAAGAAGACGGCCTCGCTGAAGTCCGCCCCGACCCGCGTCGTCGCCTACACCGGCACGGCCGCCGCGCTGTACGACTTCGGGGCGGGCGACCGGATCACCGGGGTCTTCGGCCCCACCAGGCTCAAGGACGGCAAGCCCGACGTCCAGGCGGGCGACCTGGACATCGACCGGGTGACCGTGCTCGGCAACGCCTGGGGCGAGTTCAACCTGGAGAAGTACGCGGCGCTCCGCCCCGAGCTGCTGGTCACCGACATGTGGGAGCCGGACTCCCTCTGGTACGTGCCGGACGGCAGCAAGGACAAGATCCTGGCGCTGGCCCCGTCCGTGGCCCTCGATGTCGCCAAGATCTCGCTGCCGGAGGTCATCGGGCGCCATGCCGAGCTGGCCGAGGCGCTCGGCGCCGACCTCAAGGCCGAGCGGGTCACCGCCGCCAAGGCGCGCTTCGAGGCCGCCGCCGAGTCGCTGCGGAAGGCGGCCAAGCAGCGGGGCGGCGTCAAGGTGATGGCCGCCTCCGCCAGCCCCGAGCTGCTCTACCTCTCCGACCCGCGCGTCTACCCCGACCTGAGCTACTTCCGCAGCCTGGGCGTGGAGTTCGTGGTCCCGCAGAAGGTCACCGGCAGCTTCTTCGAGAACCTCAGCTGGGAGAAGGCCGACAGCTACCCGGCCGACCTGATCCTGCTGGACAACCGCACCGGCACCCTCCAGCCGAAGGACCTGGCGTCCAAGCCCGCCTGGTCGCAGCTGCCCGCCGTCAAGGCCGGCCAGGTCACCCCCTGGCTGAGCGAGCCGCGCTTCTCCTACGCGGGCTGCGCCCCGCTGGTGGAGACGCTGGCCAAGGCGCTGGGCGAGGCCAGGAAGGTCTAG
- a CDS encoding helix-turn-helix domain-containing protein: MTDRSTPDAPGDDAPGDDADALADVALGARIREYRMMRRLSLRALGEAAQASPGFLSQLERGQANASIGMLRRIGAALGVTVADLFDQNGTPGPRVVRRADRPMLHTEPGSRKFLISQRPLGHLEVYAGEFEPGASTGDDAYTHGDSQEILLVLSGIMRVELAGRAHVLETGDSIEYRSSTPHRVVNDHHAPAEVLWIISPPTPD; the protein is encoded by the coding sequence ATGACCGATCGCTCGACGCCCGACGCCCCGGGAGACGACGCCCCGGGAGACGATGCCGACGCGCTCGCCGATGTGGCGCTCGGCGCCCGCATCCGGGAGTACCGCATGATGCGGCGCCTGTCGCTGCGCGCCCTGGGAGAGGCAGCCCAGGCCAGCCCCGGCTTCCTCAGCCAGCTGGAGCGCGGGCAGGCCAATGCCTCCATCGGCATGCTGCGGCGGATCGGAGCGGCGCTCGGCGTCACCGTGGCCGACCTCTTCGACCAGAACGGCACCCCCGGGCCGCGTGTGGTGCGGCGCGCCGACCGCCCGATGCTGCACACCGAGCCGGGCAGCCGGAAGTTCCTGATCTCCCAGCGTCCGCTCGGCCACCTGGAGGTCTACGCGGGCGAGTTCGAGCCCGGAGCGTCCACCGGGGACGACGCCTACACCCATGGCGACTCCCAGGAGATCCTCCTGGTGCTGAGCGGCATCATGCGCGTCGAACTCGCCGGCCGGGCCCATGTCCTGGAGACCGGCGACAGCATCGAGTACCGCTCCTCCACCCCGCACCGGGTGGTCAACGACCACCACGCCCCGGCCGAGGTCCTCTGGATCATCAGCCCGCCCACCCCGGACTGA
- a CDS encoding extracellular solute-binding protein — protein sequence MSSRYGKTLGATAVGGALLLALTACAGGAPAAADIDLGSGPAAAGQVKKGALDGVTLTFASYGGIYQDGQEAAAVKPFAAASGAKLLSDGPTDYTKLKAQVDSGTVTWDVVDTDSIWAERECGKLLMPLDTTIVDTSKLPKDMVGKCSVPAMTYGMVLMYDKKKFGDHPPKGWADFFDTAAYPGKRAIPGVASDAAPGPLEAALLADGVAADQLFPLDVDRALKKLTSVRSSLVFWDTGARSQQLLESGEVSMAMVWSGRAYSAVKNGAAFAPQWNQFLPISDSLAVPKGARNPKAAMALINYYLGASEQAKLTELTSYSPVNSDAKPTLDPTATEYLTSTPERQAQALKVDNAWWAENQEQLIQKWSDWLAR from the coding sequence ATGTCCAGCAGATACGGAAAGACCCTCGGAGCCACCGCCGTCGGCGGCGCCCTGCTGCTGGCGCTCACCGCCTGCGCGGGCGGCGCCCCGGCCGCCGCCGACATCGACCTCGGCTCCGGACCGGCCGCCGCCGGCCAGGTGAAGAAGGGCGCCCTGGACGGGGTCACCCTCACCTTCGCCTCCTACGGGGGCATCTACCAGGACGGCCAGGAGGCCGCCGCCGTCAAGCCGTTCGCGGCGGCGTCCGGGGCGAAGCTGCTCTCCGACGGCCCCACCGACTACACCAAGCTGAAGGCCCAGGTCGACTCGGGCACTGTCACCTGGGACGTGGTGGACACCGACTCCATCTGGGCCGAGCGCGAGTGCGGCAAGCTGCTGATGCCGCTGGACACCACCATCGTCGACACCTCCAAGCTGCCCAAGGACATGGTGGGCAAGTGCTCGGTGCCGGCCATGACCTACGGCATGGTGCTGATGTACGACAAGAAGAAGTTCGGCGACCATCCGCCCAAGGGCTGGGCCGACTTCTTCGACACCGCCGCCTACCCCGGCAAGCGCGCCATCCCCGGCGTCGCGTCGGACGCGGCCCCCGGCCCGCTGGAGGCGGCACTGCTCGCCGACGGCGTCGCCGCCGACCAGCTCTTCCCGCTCGATGTGGACCGCGCCCTGAAGAAGCTCACCAGCGTCCGCTCCTCGCTGGTCTTCTGGGACACCGGCGCCCGCTCCCAGCAGCTGCTGGAGTCCGGCGAGGTCTCGATGGCCATGGTCTGGTCCGGCCGCGCCTACTCGGCGGTGAAGAACGGCGCCGCCTTCGCCCCGCAGTGGAACCAGTTCCTGCCGATCTCGGACTCGCTCGCCGTCCCCAAGGGCGCCCGCAACCCCAAGGCCGCCATGGCGCTGATCAACTACTATCTGGGCGCCTCCGAGCAGGCCAAGCTCACCGAGCTGACCTCGTACTCGCCGGTCAACTCCGACGCCAAGCCGACCCTGGACCCGACCGCCACCGAGTACCTCACCTCCACCCCCGAGCGGCAGGCGCAGGCCCTCAAGGTCGACAACGCCTGGTGGGCCGAGAACCAGGAGCAGCTCATCCAGAAGTGGTCCGACTGGCTGGCCCGGTGA
- a CDS encoding ABC transporter permease, which translates to MAALIEIASPATAGRRAKGAGGRWGWLLLPALLLLAVLFLVPLGLMAWRSVTEPATGLGNYSWFFTSDVAIATLVRTLAVGAVVTLVTLLLSYPYAYLMTVVSARQRIWLTLLVLLPFWTSLMVRTFAWVVLLQDSGVVNRLLGAVGLGPLHLIRTPTGVVIGMAQVLMPFMVLPLYAVMSGIDRRLLNAAQGMGARPAVAFLRVFVPLSLPGVGAGALTVFITSLGFYVTPALLGSPDQALISQQIFTQVNGLLAWGRGGAMGMVLLAVTLVLLGLVGVVLRFTRTRGGAR; encoded by the coding sequence ATGGCCGCCCTGATCGAGATCGCTTCCCCGGCCACCGCCGGCCGGCGTGCCAAGGGCGCCGGCGGCCGGTGGGGCTGGCTGCTGCTGCCGGCGCTGCTCCTGCTGGCGGTGCTCTTCCTGGTGCCGCTCGGCCTGATGGCCTGGCGCAGCGTCACCGAACCCGCCACCGGCCTGGGGAACTACTCCTGGTTCTTCACCAGTGACGTCGCCATCGCCACCCTGGTCCGCACGCTGGCCGTCGGCGCCGTGGTCACCCTGGTGACGCTGCTGCTCTCCTATCCGTACGCCTATCTGATGACCGTGGTCAGCGCCCGTCAGCGGATCTGGCTCACCCTGCTGGTGCTGCTGCCGTTCTGGACCAGCCTGATGGTGCGCACCTTCGCCTGGGTGGTGCTGCTCCAGGACAGCGGCGTGGTCAACCGGCTGCTCGGCGCGGTGGGACTGGGTCCGCTGCATCTGATCCGCACCCCGACCGGGGTGGTGATCGGGATGGCGCAGGTGCTGATGCCGTTCATGGTGCTGCCGCTGTACGCGGTGATGAGCGGGATCGACCGCCGGCTGCTGAACGCCGCGCAGGGCATGGGGGCCCGCCCGGCCGTCGCGTTCCTGCGGGTCTTCGTCCCGCTGTCGCTGCCCGGCGTGGGCGCCGGCGCGCTGACCGTCTTCATCACCTCGCTGGGCTTCTATGTGACGCCGGCGCTGCTGGGCTCGCCCGACCAGGCGCTGATCTCCCAGCAGATCTTCACCCAGGTCAACGGGTTGCTGGCCTGGGGCAGGGGCGGGGCGATGGGCATGGTGCTGCTCGCCGTGACGCTGGTCCTGCTGGGGCTGGTCGGTGTCGTCCTGCGGTTCACCCGTACCCGGGGAGGTGCCCGATGA
- a CDS encoding ABC transporter permease — protein sequence MRTAPARIALWAFSVLVGLWLIAPTLVVIPLSFTDKASLVFPPSGWSTRWYANFFTDPRWTDALFSSLQVGALVAVVATVLGTAAAIALTRSDSRWVKGSYGLLLAPMIVPTVVVAIGVYALFLRYNLLGTLFGFVAAHTVLALPFVIIPVTASLRGFDRRLEDAAMICGAGRWAAIRQVTLPLIAPGVVSGALFAFVTSFDEVVVSLFIQSPYLQTLPVRMFASVTRDTDPTIAAAATLIIVFTTVLVLAATFTAARRNRVR from the coding sequence ATGAGGACCGCACCCGCGCGGATCGCGCTCTGGGCGTTCAGTGTGCTGGTGGGCCTCTGGCTGATCGCGCCGACGCTGGTGGTGATCCCGCTGAGCTTCACCGACAAGGCGTCGCTGGTCTTCCCGCCGAGCGGCTGGTCCACCCGCTGGTACGCCAACTTCTTCACCGACCCCCGGTGGACCGACGCGCTCTTCTCCTCGCTCCAGGTGGGCGCCCTGGTCGCGGTGGTGGCCACCGTGCTGGGCACCGCCGCCGCCATCGCGCTGACCCGGTCCGACTCCCGCTGGGTGAAGGGCTCGTACGGGCTGCTGCTGGCGCCCATGATCGTGCCGACCGTGGTGGTGGCCATCGGCGTCTATGCGCTCTTCCTCCGCTACAACCTGCTGGGCACGCTCTTCGGCTTTGTGGCCGCGCACACCGTGCTGGCCCTGCCGTTCGTGATCATCCCGGTGACGGCGAGCCTGCGCGGCTTCGACCGGCGGCTGGAGGACGCCGCCATGATCTGCGGCGCCGGCCGCTGGGCCGCCATCCGGCAGGTGACGCTGCCGCTGATCGCCCCCGGGGTGGTCTCGGGCGCCCTCTTCGCCTTTGTCACCAGCTTTGACGAGGTCGTGGTCTCGCTCTTCATCCAGAGCCCCTACCTCCAGACCCTGCCGGTACGGATGTTCGCCAGCGTCACCCGGGACACCGACCCCACCATCGCCGCGGCCGCCACCCTGATCATCGTCTTCACCACGGTGCTCGTGCTGGCCGCCACCTTCACCGCCGCCAGGAGGAACCGTGTCCGCTGA
- a CDS encoding ABC transporter ATP-binding protein — translation MSAETSLIKARGARIELAQVRKEYADSVAVDDVSLVIEPGEFMTLLGPSGSGKTTTLNIVAGFTAATSGTLTIGGVQMQDLPPHRRDIGMVFQHYALFPHMTVAENVAFPLKQRKVPRARRKEMVDAALETVRLTGYGHRRPRELSGGQQQRVALARAVVYEPSVLLMDEPLGALDKKLRESLQMEIKRVHREVGSTFVFVTHDQEEALVLSDRIAVFNDGGIQQVGTASELYERPGSLFVAEFLGESSTVRGTVQADGGDSLVTVGGRTVRATGRPPGGGPSAAVVVRPEHLRVQPAAAPVAPGVNALPARVVEEIYLGSGRKLELALPDGTVLLAREQADRLSAVRHGDEVTVVWDVERGVLLDDAPATAAAPTTPGDRVPVALAAESGR, via the coding sequence GTGTCCGCTGAGACCAGCCTCATCAAGGCGCGCGGAGCCCGCATCGAGTTGGCGCAGGTGCGCAAGGAGTATGCGGACTCCGTCGCCGTAGACGACGTCTCCCTGGTCATCGAACCGGGCGAGTTCATGACCCTGCTGGGCCCCAGCGGGTCCGGCAAGACCACCACGCTCAACATCGTCGCCGGGTTCACCGCCGCCACCTCCGGCACGCTCACCATCGGCGGCGTGCAGATGCAGGACCTGCCCCCGCACCGGCGCGACATCGGCATGGTCTTCCAGCACTACGCGCTCTTCCCGCATATGACGGTGGCGGAGAACGTCGCCTTCCCGCTCAAGCAGCGCAAGGTGCCCCGGGCACGCCGCAAGGAGATGGTCGACGCCGCCCTGGAGACCGTGCGGCTGACCGGCTACGGCCACCGCCGTCCCCGGGAGCTCTCCGGCGGGCAGCAGCAGCGGGTCGCCCTGGCCCGGGCGGTGGTGTACGAGCCCAGCGTGCTGCTGATGGACGAACCGCTCGGCGCGCTGGACAAGAAGCTGCGCGAGTCGCTCCAGATGGAGATCAAGCGGGTGCACCGCGAGGTCGGCTCGACCTTTGTCTTCGTCACCCACGACCAGGAGGAGGCGCTGGTCCTCTCGGACCGGATCGCCGTCTTCAACGACGGCGGCATCCAGCAGGTCGGCACCGCGAGCGAGCTCTATGAGCGGCCCGGCAGCCTCTTCGTGGCCGAGTTCCTCGGCGAGTCCTCCACGGTGCGCGGCACGGTGCAGGCCGACGGCGGCGACTCCCTCGTCACGGTGGGCGGCCGGACCGTACGCGCCACCGGCCGGCCGCCCGGCGGCGGACCGAGCGCCGCCGTGGTGGTCCGGCCCGAGCACCTGCGGGTGCAGCCGGCCGCAGCCCCGGTGGCGCCCGGGGTCAACGCGCTGCCCGCCCGGGTGGTCGAGGAGATCTACCTCGGCTCGGGCCGCAAGCTCGAACTGGCCCTGCCCGACGGCACCGTGCTGCTGGCCCGCGAACAGGCCGACCGGCTCTCGGCGGTCCGCCACGGCGACGAGGTCACCGTGGTCTGGGACGTCGAGCGGGGAGTCCTGCTCGACGACGCGCCCGCCACCGCCGCCGCCCCCACCACCCCCGGCGACCGGGTCCCGGTCGCCCTCGCAGCAGAGAGCGGAAGATGA
- a CDS encoding NAD(P)/FAD-dependent oxidoreductase, translating to MTSTAPATSPTFVNGDVSFWYREGGLPARRPALPGDLDVDVALVGGGLTGLWTAYYLKQAQPDLRIAVLEKEFAGFGASGRNGGWLSAEPPGQMHRYAKAHGWPAAVAMQREMFSSVDEVIRVAAAEGIEADIRKDGLLHVATNAAQQQRLRDRLPSLRAEGWGEDDLVELDADQLAERVRVAGARSAQWSPHCARIQPAKLVRGLADVVERMGVAIYEGTEVTEIRPGEAVTRLGTVRATNVIRALEGFTAGLRGSHRDWLPMNSSMIVTEPLEQSVWDEIGWRGAELIGDEANSYCYIQRTTDGRIAIGGRGIPYMYGSHVDQRGETRTATQLQLQAILRQHFPATRNTAIDHTWSGVLGVPRDWCATVHLDQRTGLGWAGGYVGHGVTTTNLAGRTLRDLILRQDTDLVRLPWVGRRVRGWEPEPLRWLGVRSLYVAYRAADRHENSGLARTSAIARLANVISGR from the coding sequence ATGACCAGCACCGCACCCGCCACCAGCCCCACCTTCGTCAACGGGGACGTCTCCTTCTGGTACCGGGAGGGCGGCCTCCCCGCCCGGCGCCCGGCGCTGCCCGGCGACCTGGACGTGGATGTCGCCCTCGTCGGCGGCGGCCTCACCGGCCTCTGGACCGCCTACTACCTCAAGCAGGCCCAGCCCGACCTGCGGATCGCCGTGCTGGAGAAGGAGTTCGCCGGGTTCGGCGCCTCCGGCCGCAACGGCGGCTGGCTGAGCGCCGAACCGCCCGGCCAGATGCACCGCTACGCCAAGGCGCACGGCTGGCCGGCCGCCGTCGCCATGCAGCGGGAGATGTTCTCCTCGGTGGACGAGGTGATCCGGGTCGCCGCCGCCGAGGGCATCGAGGCGGACATCCGCAAGGACGGCCTGCTGCATGTGGCCACCAACGCCGCGCAGCAGCAGCGGCTGCGCGACCGGCTGCCGTCGCTGCGCGCCGAGGGCTGGGGCGAGGACGACCTGGTGGAGCTGGACGCCGACCAGCTCGCCGAGCGGGTCCGGGTCGCCGGGGCCCGCAGCGCTCAGTGGAGCCCGCACTGCGCCCGCATCCAGCCGGCCAAGCTGGTCCGGGGGCTGGCCGACGTGGTCGAGCGGATGGGCGTGGCGATCTACGAGGGCACCGAGGTCACCGAGATCCGCCCGGGCGAGGCCGTCACCCGGCTCGGTACCGTCCGCGCGACCAATGTCATCCGGGCGCTCGAAGGGTTCACCGCCGGGCTGCGCGGCAGCCACCGGGACTGGCTCCCGATGAACAGCAGCATGATCGTCACCGAGCCGCTGGAGCAGTCGGTCTGGGACGAGATCGGCTGGCGCGGCGCCGAGCTGATCGGCGACGAGGCCAACTCCTACTGCTACATCCAGCGCACCACCGACGGGCGGATCGCCATCGGCGGGCGCGGCATCCCCTATATGTACGGCTCGCACGTCGACCAGCGGGGCGAGACCCGCACCGCCACCCAGCTCCAGTTGCAGGCCATCCTGCGGCAGCACTTCCCGGCCACCCGGAACACCGCCATCGACCACACCTGGTCCGGCGTGCTGGGCGTCCCGCGCGACTGGTGCGCCACCGTCCACCTCGACCAGCGGACCGGCCTCGGCTGGGCGGGCGGCTATGTCGGGCACGGGGTGACCACCACCAACCTGGCCGGCCGCACCCTGCGCGACCTGATCCTGCGTCAGGACACCGACCTGGTGCGGCTGCCCTGGGTCGGCCGCCGGGTCCGGGGCTGGGAGCCCGAGCCGCTGCGCTGGCTGGGCGTGCGCAGCCTCTATGTCGCCTACCGCGCCGCCGACCGGCACGAGAACTCGGGCCTGGCCCGCACCTCAGCCATCGCGCGCCTCGCCAATGTCATCAGCGGGCGCTGA
- a CDS encoding cupin domain-containing protein, whose product MDTTATAPFWLADASTVVLPPALPKPTSVDGQLEATLTTWESADGLVEVGVWECGPGRFTAVRDGYDEICQVVSGSATVYTEGGADVELRPGSTLVMPAGWRGTWQVHETIRKVYLVRTHAAVGA is encoded by the coding sequence GTGGACACCACTGCCACCGCCCCCTTCTGGCTGGCGGACGCCTCGACCGTCGTGCTGCCCCCCGCCCTGCCCAAGCCCACCAGCGTCGACGGCCAGCTGGAGGCGACCCTGACCACCTGGGAGTCGGCCGACGGCCTGGTGGAGGTCGGCGTCTGGGAGTGCGGCCCCGGCCGCTTCACCGCCGTCCGCGACGGCTATGACGAGATCTGCCAGGTGGTCTCCGGGTCCGCCACCGTGTACACCGAGGGCGGGGCCGACGTCGAACTGCGGCCCGGCTCCACGCTGGTGATGCCCGCCGGGTGGCGGGGCACCTGGCAGGTGCACGAGACCATCCGCAAGGTGTACCTGGTCCGCACCCACGCGGCGGTGGGCGCATGA
- a CDS encoding amidohydrolase, protein MTLILRGGRVWTGDPERPEASAVAVSGGRITAVGDDAEVRRAAGSGPVEVFELAGRTLVPGLQDAHIHPVWGALEALRCDLTGAADAEECVATVREYAAAHPGQPWIRGGGWAMDCFPGGWPTRELLDSAVPDRPVFLPNSDHHSAWVNSAALACAGIDAATPDPAAGRIERDADGRPTGVLHEGAMDLVARVLPEDTAEEQLRALGHAQAMLFRYGITGWQDAIVGPYGGAGDTLAAYRQADASGLLEARVTGALWWDRDRGLEQIDDLVARRGEPGRRFRAGAVKVMQDGVLESATGALLEPYLDSCGCATGNLGRSHVPAELLAEAVTRLDAAGFQVHFHAIGDRAVRECLDAVAAAVRAGGARERRHHIAHVQLVDEADIGRFAELGVTANVQSLWATHHPQTDELTNPMLGERRAGQQYPFRRLLDSGARLAGGSDWPVTTADPWQAMHVAVHRTEPPGSAHSGHPGADRPFLPEERLGLADILRAYTAGSAWVNGNDAEVGTVREGMAADLAVLDRDLFDPAAGVAGTRAVLTMVAGTVVHAE, encoded by the coding sequence ATGACGCTGATCCTGCGCGGCGGCCGGGTGTGGACCGGCGACCCGGAGCGGCCCGAGGCGTCCGCCGTCGCCGTCTCCGGCGGCCGGATCACCGCCGTCGGCGACGACGCCGAGGTGCGCCGGGCCGCCGGTTCCGGGCCGGTCGAGGTGTTCGAGCTGGCCGGTCGCACCCTGGTCCCGGGTCTCCAGGACGCGCACATCCACCCCGTCTGGGGCGCCCTGGAGGCGCTGCGCTGCGACCTGACCGGGGCCGCCGACGCCGAGGAGTGCGTCGCCACCGTCCGGGAGTACGCGGCGGCGCACCCCGGGCAGCCGTGGATCCGCGGCGGCGGCTGGGCCATGGACTGCTTCCCGGGCGGCTGGCCGACCCGCGAACTGCTGGACTCCGCCGTGCCCGACCGGCCGGTCTTCCTGCCCAACTCCGACCACCACTCGGCCTGGGTCAACTCGGCGGCGCTGGCGTGCGCCGGGATCGACGCGGCCACGCCGGACCCGGCCGCCGGGCGGATCGAGCGGGACGCGGACGGCCGCCCCACCGGAGTGCTGCACGAGGGAGCGATGGACCTGGTGGCCCGGGTGCTGCCGGAGGACACCGCCGAGGAGCAGCTGCGGGCGCTCGGCCATGCGCAGGCCATGCTCTTCCGCTATGGCATCACCGGCTGGCAGGACGCCATCGTGGGCCCGTACGGCGGGGCCGGCGACACCCTGGCCGCGTACCGGCAGGCGGATGCGAGCGGGCTGCTGGAGGCCCGGGTGACCGGGGCGCTGTGGTGGGACCGCGACCGTGGCCTGGAGCAGATCGACGACCTGGTCGCCCGGCGCGGCGAACCGGGCCGCCGGTTCCGGGCCGGTGCGGTGAAGGTGATGCAGGACGGGGTACTGGAGAGCGCCACCGGTGCGCTGCTGGAGCCGTACCTGGACTCCTGCGGGTGCGCGACCGGCAACCTCGGCCGCTCCCATGTGCCCGCCGAGCTGCTGGCGGAGGCGGTGACCCGGCTGGACGCGGCCGGGTTCCAGGTGCACTTCCATGCGATCGGGGACCGGGCGGTCCGCGAGTGCCTGGACGCGGTCGCGGCGGCGGTCCGGGCGGGCGGTGCCAGGGAGCGGCGCCACCACATCGCGCATGTGCAGCTGGTGGACGAGGCGGACATCGGCCGGTTCGCCGAGCTGGGGGTGACGGCCAACGTCCAGTCGCTCTGGGCCACCCACCACCCGCAGACCGACGAGCTGACCAACCCGATGCTGGGCGAGCGGCGGGCCGGTCAGCAGTACCCGTTCCGCCGGCTGCTGGACAGCGGCGCCCGGCTGGCCGGGGGCAGCGACTGGCCGGTCACCACGGCCGACCCGTGGCAGGCCATGCATGTCGCCGTGCACCGCACCGAGCCGCCCGGCTCGGCGCACTCCGGGCACCCCGGCGCCGACCGGCCGTTCCTGCCGGAGGAGCGGCTGGGGCTGGCCGACATCCTGCGCGCCTACACGGCGGGCTCGGCCTGGGTGAACGGCAATGACGCCGAGGTCGGCACGGTACGGGAGGGGATGGCAGCGGACCTGGCGGTCCTCGACCGGGACCTGTTCGACCCCGCCGCCGGAGTGGCCGGGACCCGCGCGGTGCTCACCATGGTGGCCGGGACGGTCGTCCACGCGGAGTGA
- a CDS encoding cation diffusion facilitator family transporter: MHSHDQHDHSGHGAGQGGHHHHGVAADGDRRWLVIALTLITVFMAGEVIVGVVAGSLALISDAVHMLTDAVSILLALVAMRLAARPARGSYTYGLKRAEILSAQANGLTLLLLSLWLGYEAVRRLISPPEVTGSLVLITALVGVAVNLAATWAISKANRTSLNVEGAFQHILTDLYAFIATLIAGAVIVTTGFARADAIASLVVVALMLRAGFGLVRDSGRIFLEAAPVDIDPNDLGDRLAAVGRVAEVHDLHLWQITSGQSALSAHILVVPDGDCHAVRRELQRMLRNDYRITHTTLQVDHLGEDPDTDLLHITPRRSTPPTDPHCEEPHGPIHRPGPHEH; this comes from the coding sequence ATGCACAGCCACGACCAGCACGACCACAGCGGGCACGGGGCGGGGCAGGGCGGCCATCACCACCACGGGGTGGCGGCGGACGGCGACCGGCGCTGGCTCGTCATCGCCCTCACCCTGATCACCGTCTTCATGGCAGGCGAGGTCATCGTCGGCGTGGTGGCCGGGTCGCTGGCGCTGATCTCGGACGCCGTCCATATGCTCACCGACGCGGTCTCCATCCTGCTGGCGCTGGTGGCGATGCGGCTGGCCGCCCGCCCGGCGCGCGGCAGCTACACCTACGGCCTGAAGCGCGCGGAGATCCTCTCGGCGCAGGCCAACGGCCTCACCCTGCTGCTGCTCTCGCTCTGGCTCGGCTATGAGGCGGTCCGGCGGCTGATCTCGCCTCCGGAGGTCACCGGCAGCCTGGTGCTGATCACCGCACTGGTGGGAGTGGCCGTGAACCTCGCCGCCACCTGGGCGATCTCCAAGGCCAACCGGACCTCCCTCAATGTCGAGGGCGCCTTCCAGCACATCCTCACCGACCTGTACGCCTTCATCGCCACCCTGATCGCCGGCGCCGTCATCGTGACCACCGGGTTCGCCCGCGCCGACGCCATCGCCTCCCTGGTGGTGGTCGCCCTGATGCTGCGCGCCGGGTTCGGGCTGGTCCGCGACTCCGGGCGGATCTTCCTGGAGGCCGCCCCGGTCGACATCGACCCGAACGACCTCGGCGACCGGCTGGCCGCCGTCGGCCGGGTCGCCGAGGTCCACGACCTGCACCTGTGGCAGATCACCTCCGGCCAGTCCGCGCTCTCCGCCCACATCCTGGTCGTCCCGGACGGCGACTGCCACGCCGTACGGCGGGAACTCCAGCGGATGCTGCGGAACGACTACCGCATCACCCACACCACCCTCCAGGTCGACCACCTCGGCGAGGACCCGGACACCGACCTCCTCCACATCACCCCCCGCCGCTCCACCCCGCCCACCGACCCGCACTGCGAAGAACCCCACGGCCCCATCCACCGCCCCGGCCCCCACGAACACTGA